From one Perca flavescens isolate YP-PL-M2 chromosome 4, PFLA_1.0, whole genome shotgun sequence genomic stretch:
- the sfi1 gene encoding protein SFI1 homolog isoform X1 — translation MQSNARTPDPVRPRPSCVSSGGERKQVRKVHTRKVPYRVGYGWNKGGRLKELRIRHLARKFLKIWMQNTFGRILPYKSKSHYNSVLLRRAFEGWRDEWWMSRREWSLTLRAECHYRYYLYNLAFHSWRTFLSLQREKKSKVQNAQSFANRQRMRLVWERWEVFTEMRQMKNRMLDSALELNRLATLHSMWSLWQTRLQQHQVLHALEDQALKQKALSLQSRTWLHWTEMHTAACCQKEKESKAALHFILRLKRKALHHWKSYVSCLQTKKKSQVVVQRTHGLHLVIICWSKWRSALHRKQREEDRLQAAGHLAIKNTQRRALKRWRAYVTVCREEAERNRIASQHHHHHLLRAGLMGLSLNVIGNKMHRLNNNMAVQHYHQTMACKYWKLWQDRLEQAEDESFQPLTEMALTNHRSFLLSSCFHHWREKLAEQRHMRKLEHRADIWFAECMLPRCFDSWVEFTLKRRLHKQRRHKAEVYNRQRQYTLVFYTWWGQSEKHKEQMLSERMAILHEERCHLQRAWTRWRQRTEHQIEEEEKQKASDRLYLHRMLHKTMTQWKDNSTEIRDRRNRELQACHQGDLRCMRWAVEKWKKFVQSQRVKISRLKQMQHYHEVQLVKRTFVAWKTHHLQMCQIYGHAEELYGQQKQNLLRTVLCVWRENAVLHAKNRLTEQRAQSHFLHFLQLKVFLAWRKATACAVSMRHQQWEAVNKAQRSINQVRLLQSFRQWRKQTRNARRERICMEKARQCHDSKLLSKAMKAWNKHHNQYQKNKVMKRQGILLLRLKMYQTYFEQWKMKLQHRRREAKQTERALWHWSLTLQAKVLYGWRLCVTEQRRKQEQAARAAHVYRDQLLKEGVARILTYAAHMNDLTTSLTQHSQEQRSRHLQRVVKRCAMRWMQRALCKPRREQEVKGQLKKSVTFCLTTPGLKSVSPFDSEEQEAEDEVLSKLSLSRARRRQPRRCQELFESPLKTNTQKQTVVTSAEAAPKPSQLSRPSQGGHCTASCTSCLHPAKVPVTSTCQSITTSNVSPSGPHMSSMDCPQETQTQDVLLPPSAFMTTGTKDTLGKTNSSGFEDASLVLLHQFGSPFKQHSSAYSDLHLRVSSGETVEEAVMDPTSALTRDMLSIQLDMMTYQQDRKQLRAWHKLKEVLQSWLQTSGRDEQKEKNAVCQELKELEERINRLSTELAKRKPTMLLHAERIQHLQTALQASGVSVLHRKTEKTVSSVFTT, via the exons ATGCAAAGTAACGCCAGAACGCCAGATCCAGTAAGACCTCGACCAAGCTGTGTCAGTTCTGGTGGTGAAAGAAAACAAGTCCGCAAAGTTCATACCAGAAAGGTTCCTTACAGAGTTGGATACGGCTGGAACAAAGGTGGAAGACTCAAGGAGCTAAGAATAAG GCACTTGGCAAGGAAGTTCCTGAAGATATGGATGCAGAACACCTTTGGCCGAATTCTTCCTTATAAATCAAA GTCCCACTACAACAGCGTGCTTTTGAGACGGGCCTTTGAAGGATGGAGAGACGAGTGGTGGATGTCCAGGAGGGAATGGAGTCTTACATTGCGGGCAGAGTGTCACTACAG GTATTATCTGTATAACTTGGCTTTCCATAGCTGGCGAACATTTCTGTCATTGCAGAGGGAAAAGAAGAGCAAAGTCCAAAATGCTCAATCATTTG CTAACAGGCAAAGGATGCGTCTGGTTTGGGAACGATGGGAGGTTTTCACAGAAATGAGGCAAATGAAGAACAGAATGCTTGATTCTGCTCTTGAGCTGAACAGACTTGCAACTTTGCA TTCAATGTGGAGCTTGTGGCAAACTCGGCTGCAGCAGCATCAAGTCCTTCACGCTTTAGAGGATCAAGCCCTGAAACAGAAGGCGCTATCTTTACAGAGCAGG ACTTGGCTTCATTGGACCGAAATGCACACAGCTGCTTGTTGCCAGAAGGAGAAAGAATCCAAAGCTGCACTTCATTTCATCCTCAGactaaaaagaaaagcattacATCATTGGAAAAGCTATGTGTCTTGTCTCCAAACCAAGAAAAAGTCACAAG ttgtggTTCAGCGTACCCATGGTCTCCATCTGGTGATCATCTGTTGGAGTAAATGGAGGAGTGCGTTGCATCGTAAACAGAGGGAGGAGGACCGTTTGCAAGCTGCAGGGCACTTAGCCATAAAGAACACCCAGCGCAGAGCACTTAAGCGCTGGAGAGCTT ATGTGACGGTGTGCAGAGAAGAGGCTGAAAGAAACAGGATTGCAAgtcaacatcatcatcatcatttactG CGTGCTGGACTGATGGGACTTTCTCTTAACGTCATCGGGAACAAAATGCACCGACTGAACAACAACATGGCTGTCCAACATTATCATCAAACT ATGGCATGTAAGTACTGGAAGCTGTGGCAGGACCGTCTGGAGCAGGCTGAAGACGAGAGCTTTCAACCCCTAACAGAAATGGCACTGACTAACCACAG ATCATTCCTGTTGAGCAGCTGTTTTCACCACTGGAGAGAGAAACTTGCTGAACAGAGACACATGCGG AAATTGGAGCATCGTGCAGACATTTGGTTTGCTGAATGCATGTTGCCTCGTTGTTTCGACTCGTGGGTTGAGTTCACTCTGAAGAGAAGACTCCACAAACAGAGAAGACACAAGGCGGAAGTCTATAACCG GCAGCGTCAGTACACTTTGGTGTTTTACACCTGGTGGGGACAATCAGAGAAACACAAGGAGCAGATGCTTTCTGAGCGGATG GCAATTCTACACGAGGAGCGCTGCCACTTGCAGAGAGCCTGGACTCGTTGGAGACAACGGACAGAGCACCAGAtcgaagaagaggaaaaacagaaGGCTTCAGACCGTCTGTACCTGCACAGAATGCTTCACAAGACGATGACACAGTGGAAGGACAACAGCACAGAGATACGAGACAG GAGAAATCGAGAGCTGCAGGCATGTCATCAGGGTGACCTGCGCTGCATGAGATGGGCTGtggaaaaatggaaaaag TTTGTTCAGAGCCAGAGAGTGAAAATAAGCAGACTGAAGCAGATGCAGCATTACCATGAAGTTCAACTCGTCAAACGCACGTTTGTGGCTTGGAAG ACACACCATCTACAGATGTGTCAGATCTATGGTCATGCAGAGGAACTTTACGGGCAACAAAAACAGAACCTTCTCAG GACGGTTCTGTGTGTTTGGAGGGAGAACGCAGTGCTGCACGCAAAGAACAGGCTCACAGAGCAACGGGCACAGAGTCACTTTCTGCATTTTCTTCAGCTTAAG GTGTTTCTTGCTTGGAGAAAAGCAACCGCATGTGCAGTGTCAATGCGCCACCAGCAGTGGGAAGCAGTCAACAAGGCTCAGAGGTCCATAAATCAAG tGCGGCTGCTGCAGTCTTTCAGACAATGGAGGAAGCAGACCAGGAATGCCCGGAGAGAGAGGATATGCATGGAAAAAGCCAGGCAGTGCCACGACTCCAAACTCCTTTCTAAAGCAATGAAAGCCTGGAATAAGCATCACAACCAATATCAGAAAAATAAG GTAATGAAACGACAAGGAATCCTTCTGCTAAGATTAAAGATGTACCAGACGTATTTTGAACAGTGGAAAATGAAG CTGCAGCACAGGCGGAGAGAAGCTAAGCAGACGGAGCGAGCGCTCTGGCACTGGTCCCTCACTCTCCAGGCCAAG GTGTTGTACGGATGGAGACTGTGCGTCACAGAGCAGCGCAGAAAACAAGAGCAGGCTGCCAGAGCTGCACatgtctacagagaccagctGCTGAAGGAGGGCGTGGCGCGCATCCTGACGTACGCGGCTCACATGAACGATCTCACAACGAGCCTAACACAACACAGCCAAGAGCAA AGGTCACGACATCTCCAGAGAGTGGTGAAGCGTTGTGCGATGCGGTGGATGCAGCGGGCGCTGTGTAAACCACGAAGAGAGCAAGAGGTCAAAGGGCAACTGAAAAAGAGCGTGACCTTCTGTCTGACTACGCCTGGATTGAAAAGCGTTTCTCCATTTGACTCCGAGGAGCAGGAGGCTGAAGATGAAGTGCTTAGCAAGCT atcaCTCAGCCGTGCCCGTCGACGTCAGCCACGACGCTGCCAGGAACTGTTTGAGTCTCCGCTGAAAACAAA cacCCAAAAGCAGACTGTCGTCACCAGCGCTGAAGCAGCTCCAAAACCCTCGCAGCTTAGTCGTCCTTCACAGGGAGGCCATTGTACAGCGTCCTGTACATCCTGCCTCCATCCTGCTAAAGTCCCTGTTACGTCCACATGTCAGAGCATCACCACATCCAATGTGTCACCCTCTGGACCGCACATGTCCTCTATGGACTGTCCTCAGGAAACACAAACCCAAGATGTTCTTTTACCCCCCTCTGCATTTATGACCACTGGGACTAAAGATACG TTGGGGAAGACTAACAGCTCAGGTTTTGAAGATGCTTCACTTGTGCTTCTTCATCAGTTTGGCTCGCCCTTTAAACAACACTCATCAGCTTATTCAG ACTTACATCTGAGGGTATCCAGTGGAGAAACTGTAGAAGAAGCAGTGATGGATCCAACTTCAGCTCTGACCAGAGACATGCTCAGCATTCAGCTGGACATGATGACATACCAACAGGACAGGAAGCAGCTCCG GGCATGGCACAAATTGAAAGAGGTGTTACAAAGTTGGCTGCAGACAAGTGGAAGGGAcgaacaaaaggaaaaaaatgcagTTTGTCAAGAGTTGAAGGAG TTGGAGGAGCGCATCAACAGACTGTCCACTGAACTCGCAAAACGGAAACCAACGATGCTGCTACATGCAGAGAGGATCCAGCATTTACAGACTGCACTCCAGGCTTCAGGAGTTTCTGTTCTCCATCGGAAAACAGAAAAGACAGTTAGCTCTGTGTTTACAACATGA
- the sfi1 gene encoding protein SFI1 homolog isoform X2, which translates to MQSNARTPDPVRPRPSCVSSGGERKQVRKVHTRKVPYRVGYGWNKGGRLKELRIRHLARKFLKIWMQNTFGRILPYKSKSHYNSVLLRRAFEGWRDEWWMSRREWSLTLRAECHYRYYLYNLAFHSWRTFLSLQREKKSKVQNAQSFANRQRMRLVWERWEVFTEMRQMKNRMLDSALELNRLATLHSMWSLWQTRLQQHQVLHALEDQALKQKALSLQSRTWLHWTEMHTAACCQKEKESKAALHFILRLKRKALHHWKSYVSCLQTKKKSQVVVQRTHGLHLVIICWSKWRSALHRKQREEDRLQAAGHLAIKNTQRRALKRWRAYVTVCREEAERNRIASQHHHHHLLRAGLMGLSLNVIGNKMHRLNNNMAVQHYHQTMACKYWKLWQDRLEQAEDESFQPLTEMALTNHRSFLLSSCFHHWREKLAEQRHMRKLEHRADIWFAECMLPRCFDSWVEFTLKRRLHKQRRHKAEVYNRQRQYTLVFYTWWGQSEKHKEQMLSERMAILHEERCHLQRAWTRWRQRTEHQIEEEEKQKASDRLYLHRMLHKTMTQWKDNSTEIRDRRNRELQACHQGDLRCMRWAVEKWKKFVQSQRVKISRLKQMQHYHEVQLVKRTFVAWKTHHLQMCQIYGHAEELYGQQKQNLLRTVLCVWRENAVLHAKNRLTEQRAQSHFLHFLQLKVFLAWRKATACAVSMRHQQWEAVNKAQRSINQVRLLQSFRQWRKQTRNARRERICMEKARQCHDSKLLSKAMKAWNKHHNQYQKNKVMKRQGILLLRLKMYQTYFEQWKMKLQHRRREAKQTERALWHWSLTLQAKVLYGWRLCVTEQRRKQEQAARAAHVYRDQLLKEGVARILTYAAHMNDLTTSLTQHSQEQRSRHLQRVVKRCAMRWMQRALCKPRREQEVKGQLKKSVTFCLTTPGLKSVSPFDSEEQEAEDEVLSKLSLSRARRRQPRRCQELFESPLKTNTQKQTVVTSAEAAPKPSQLSRPSQGGHCTASCTSCLHPAKVPVTSTCQSITTSNVSPSGPHMSSMDCPQETQTQDVLLPPSAFMTTGTKDTFGSPFKQHSSAYSDLHLRVSSGETVEEAVMDPTSALTRDMLSIQLDMMTYQQDRKQLRAWHKLKEVLQSWLQTSGRDEQKEKNAVCQELKELEERINRLSTELAKRKPTMLLHAERIQHLQTALQASGVSVLHRKTEKTVSSVFTT; encoded by the exons ATGCAAAGTAACGCCAGAACGCCAGATCCAGTAAGACCTCGACCAAGCTGTGTCAGTTCTGGTGGTGAAAGAAAACAAGTCCGCAAAGTTCATACCAGAAAGGTTCCTTACAGAGTTGGATACGGCTGGAACAAAGGTGGAAGACTCAAGGAGCTAAGAATAAG GCACTTGGCAAGGAAGTTCCTGAAGATATGGATGCAGAACACCTTTGGCCGAATTCTTCCTTATAAATCAAA GTCCCACTACAACAGCGTGCTTTTGAGACGGGCCTTTGAAGGATGGAGAGACGAGTGGTGGATGTCCAGGAGGGAATGGAGTCTTACATTGCGGGCAGAGTGTCACTACAG GTATTATCTGTATAACTTGGCTTTCCATAGCTGGCGAACATTTCTGTCATTGCAGAGGGAAAAGAAGAGCAAAGTCCAAAATGCTCAATCATTTG CTAACAGGCAAAGGATGCGTCTGGTTTGGGAACGATGGGAGGTTTTCACAGAAATGAGGCAAATGAAGAACAGAATGCTTGATTCTGCTCTTGAGCTGAACAGACTTGCAACTTTGCA TTCAATGTGGAGCTTGTGGCAAACTCGGCTGCAGCAGCATCAAGTCCTTCACGCTTTAGAGGATCAAGCCCTGAAACAGAAGGCGCTATCTTTACAGAGCAGG ACTTGGCTTCATTGGACCGAAATGCACACAGCTGCTTGTTGCCAGAAGGAGAAAGAATCCAAAGCTGCACTTCATTTCATCCTCAGactaaaaagaaaagcattacATCATTGGAAAAGCTATGTGTCTTGTCTCCAAACCAAGAAAAAGTCACAAG ttgtggTTCAGCGTACCCATGGTCTCCATCTGGTGATCATCTGTTGGAGTAAATGGAGGAGTGCGTTGCATCGTAAACAGAGGGAGGAGGACCGTTTGCAAGCTGCAGGGCACTTAGCCATAAAGAACACCCAGCGCAGAGCACTTAAGCGCTGGAGAGCTT ATGTGACGGTGTGCAGAGAAGAGGCTGAAAGAAACAGGATTGCAAgtcaacatcatcatcatcatttactG CGTGCTGGACTGATGGGACTTTCTCTTAACGTCATCGGGAACAAAATGCACCGACTGAACAACAACATGGCTGTCCAACATTATCATCAAACT ATGGCATGTAAGTACTGGAAGCTGTGGCAGGACCGTCTGGAGCAGGCTGAAGACGAGAGCTTTCAACCCCTAACAGAAATGGCACTGACTAACCACAG ATCATTCCTGTTGAGCAGCTGTTTTCACCACTGGAGAGAGAAACTTGCTGAACAGAGACACATGCGG AAATTGGAGCATCGTGCAGACATTTGGTTTGCTGAATGCATGTTGCCTCGTTGTTTCGACTCGTGGGTTGAGTTCACTCTGAAGAGAAGACTCCACAAACAGAGAAGACACAAGGCGGAAGTCTATAACCG GCAGCGTCAGTACACTTTGGTGTTTTACACCTGGTGGGGACAATCAGAGAAACACAAGGAGCAGATGCTTTCTGAGCGGATG GCAATTCTACACGAGGAGCGCTGCCACTTGCAGAGAGCCTGGACTCGTTGGAGACAACGGACAGAGCACCAGAtcgaagaagaggaaaaacagaaGGCTTCAGACCGTCTGTACCTGCACAGAATGCTTCACAAGACGATGACACAGTGGAAGGACAACAGCACAGAGATACGAGACAG GAGAAATCGAGAGCTGCAGGCATGTCATCAGGGTGACCTGCGCTGCATGAGATGGGCTGtggaaaaatggaaaaag TTTGTTCAGAGCCAGAGAGTGAAAATAAGCAGACTGAAGCAGATGCAGCATTACCATGAAGTTCAACTCGTCAAACGCACGTTTGTGGCTTGGAAG ACACACCATCTACAGATGTGTCAGATCTATGGTCATGCAGAGGAACTTTACGGGCAACAAAAACAGAACCTTCTCAG GACGGTTCTGTGTGTTTGGAGGGAGAACGCAGTGCTGCACGCAAAGAACAGGCTCACAGAGCAACGGGCACAGAGTCACTTTCTGCATTTTCTTCAGCTTAAG GTGTTTCTTGCTTGGAGAAAAGCAACCGCATGTGCAGTGTCAATGCGCCACCAGCAGTGGGAAGCAGTCAACAAGGCTCAGAGGTCCATAAATCAAG tGCGGCTGCTGCAGTCTTTCAGACAATGGAGGAAGCAGACCAGGAATGCCCGGAGAGAGAGGATATGCATGGAAAAAGCCAGGCAGTGCCACGACTCCAAACTCCTTTCTAAAGCAATGAAAGCCTGGAATAAGCATCACAACCAATATCAGAAAAATAAG GTAATGAAACGACAAGGAATCCTTCTGCTAAGATTAAAGATGTACCAGACGTATTTTGAACAGTGGAAAATGAAG CTGCAGCACAGGCGGAGAGAAGCTAAGCAGACGGAGCGAGCGCTCTGGCACTGGTCCCTCACTCTCCAGGCCAAG GTGTTGTACGGATGGAGACTGTGCGTCACAGAGCAGCGCAGAAAACAAGAGCAGGCTGCCAGAGCTGCACatgtctacagagaccagctGCTGAAGGAGGGCGTGGCGCGCATCCTGACGTACGCGGCTCACATGAACGATCTCACAACGAGCCTAACACAACACAGCCAAGAGCAA AGGTCACGACATCTCCAGAGAGTGGTGAAGCGTTGTGCGATGCGGTGGATGCAGCGGGCGCTGTGTAAACCACGAAGAGAGCAAGAGGTCAAAGGGCAACTGAAAAAGAGCGTGACCTTCTGTCTGACTACGCCTGGATTGAAAAGCGTTTCTCCATTTGACTCCGAGGAGCAGGAGGCTGAAGATGAAGTGCTTAGCAAGCT atcaCTCAGCCGTGCCCGTCGACGTCAGCCACGACGCTGCCAGGAACTGTTTGAGTCTCCGCTGAAAACAAA cacCCAAAAGCAGACTGTCGTCACCAGCGCTGAAGCAGCTCCAAAACCCTCGCAGCTTAGTCGTCCTTCACAGGGAGGCCATTGTACAGCGTCCTGTACATCCTGCCTCCATCCTGCTAAAGTCCCTGTTACGTCCACATGTCAGAGCATCACCACATCCAATGTGTCACCCTCTGGACCGCACATGTCCTCTATGGACTGTCCTCAGGAAACACAAACCCAAGATGTTCTTTTACCCCCCTCTGCATTTATGACCACTGGGACTAAAGATACG TTTGGCTCGCCCTTTAAACAACACTCATCAGCTTATTCAG ACTTACATCTGAGGGTATCCAGTGGAGAAACTGTAGAAGAAGCAGTGATGGATCCAACTTCAGCTCTGACCAGAGACATGCTCAGCATTCAGCTGGACATGATGACATACCAACAGGACAGGAAGCAGCTCCG GGCATGGCACAAATTGAAAGAGGTGTTACAAAGTTGGCTGCAGACAAGTGGAAGGGAcgaacaaaaggaaaaaaatgcagTTTGTCAAGAGTTGAAGGAG TTGGAGGAGCGCATCAACAGACTGTCCACTGAACTCGCAAAACGGAAACCAACGATGCTGCTACATGCAGAGAGGATCCAGCATTTACAGACTGCACTCCAGGCTTCAGGAGTTTCTGTTCTCCATCGGAAAACAGAAAAGACAGTTAGCTCTGTGTTTACAACATGA